A single window of Onychomys torridus chromosome 8, mOncTor1.1, whole genome shotgun sequence DNA harbors:
- the Gsdma gene encoding gasdermin-A isoform X1 — protein sequence MTMFENVTRALARQLNPRGDLTPLDSLIDFKRFHPFCLVLRKRKSTLFWGARYVRTDYTLLDVLEPGSSPSDPTDCGNFSFKNMLDARVEGDVDVPKTVKVKGTAGLSRSSTLEVQTLSVAPKALENLHKERKLAADHPFLKEMWDRGENLYVVMEVVETVQEVTLERAGKAEGCFSLPFFAPLGLQGSVNHKEAVTIPKGCVLAFRVRQLMVNGRDEWDIPHICNDSMQTFPPGEKPGEEKFILIQASDVGEMHEDFKTLKEEVQRETQEVEKLSPVGQSSLLTSLSNLLGKKKELQDLEQTLEGALDKEHEVTLEALPKDVLLSKDVMGAVLYFLGALTVLSEAQQKLLVKSLEKKILPVQLKLVESTMEQNFLQDKEGVFPLRPDLLSSLGEEELTLTEALVGLSGLEVQRSGPQYMWDPDTLPRLCALYAGLSILQLLSKAS from the exons ATGACTATGTTTGAGAATGTCACCCGTGCCCTGGCTAGACAGCTGAACCCTCGAGGGGACCTGACACCCCTAGACAGCCTCATCGACTTCAAACGCTTCCATCCCTTCTGCCTGgtgctgaggaagaggaagagcactCTATTCTGGGGGGCCCGCTATGTCCGCACCGACTACACACTCCTGGATGTGCTGGAGCCTGGCAGCTCCCCGTCAG ATCCAACAGATTGTGGGAACTTCAGCTTTAAGAACATGTTGGATGCCCGCGTAGAGGGAGACGTGGACGTACCAAAGACGGTGAAGGTAAAGGGGACCGCAGGCCTGTCTCGAAGCAGCACCCTGGAGGTCCAGACACTCAGCGTGGCTCCCAAGGCTCTGGAGAACTTGCACAAGGAGAG GAAACTGGCAGCAGATCACCCATTCCTGAAGGAGATGTGGGATCGCGGGGAGAACCTGTatgtggtgatggaggtggtggagacCGTGCAGGAGGTCACTCTGGAAAGAGCTGGCAAGGCAGAAGGCTGCTTCTCGCTCCCGTTCTTTGCCCCACTGGGACTACAG GGATCCGTGAACCACAAGGAGGCTGTAACCATCCCCAAGGGCTGTGTCTTGGCCTTCCGAGTGAGACAGCTGATGGTCAACGGCAGAGATGAGTGGG ACATCCCACACATCTGCAATGACAGCATGCAAACCTTCCCTCCAGGAG aaaagcCAGGGGAGGAGAAGTTCATCC TTATCCAGGCATCTGATGTTG GGGAGATGCATGAAGATTTCAAGACCCTAAAAGAAGAGGTTCAGAGGGAGACCCAAGAAGTGGAGAAGTTGAGCCCGGTGGGGCAGAGCTCTCTGCTCACCTCCCTCAGCAATCTcctaggaaagaaaaaggagctCCAAGACCTTGAACAGACG CTTGAAGGAGCTCTAGACAAGGAACACGAAGTGACCCTGGAAGCACTCCCCAAAGATGTCCTGCTGTCAAAGGATGTCATGGGTGCTGTCCTCTATTTCCTTGGGGCTCTAACAG TGTTAAGTGAAGCCCAACAGAAACTTCTAGTAAAGTCCCTGGAGAAAAAGATCCTGCCAGTGCAACTGAAGCTG GTTGAAAGCACCATGGAGCAGAACTTCCTGCAAGATAAAGAGGGTGTTTTCCCGCTGCGGCCTGACCTGCTCTCCTCCCTCGGGGAGGAAGAATTGACCCTCACAGAAGCCCTGGTGGGGCTCAGTGGCCTGGAAGTCCAGAGATCCGGCCCCCAGTACATGTGGGATCCGGACACACTCCCACGCCTCTGTGCCCTCTACGCTGGTCTCTCCATCCTTCAGCTGCTGAGCAAGGCTTCCTAA
- the Gsdma gene encoding gasdermin-A isoform X2 encodes MTMFENVTRALARQLNPRGDLTPLDSLIDFKRFHPFCLVLRKRKSTLFWGARYVRTDYTLLDVLEPGSSPSDPTDCGNFSFKNMLDARVEGDVDVPKTVKVKGTAGLSRSSTLEVQTLSVAPKALENLHKERKLAADHPFLKEMWDRGENLYVVMEVVETVQEVTLERAGKAEGCFSLPFFAPLGLQGSVNHKEAVTIPKGCVLAFRVRQLMVNGRDEWDIPHICNDSMQTFPPGGVSTALTVPPGEMHEDFKTLKEEVQRETQEVEKLSPVGQSSLLTSLSNLLGKKKELQDLEQTLEGALDKEHEVTLEALPKDVLLSKDVMGAVLYFLGALTVLSEAQQKLLVKSLEKKILPVQLKLVESTMEQNFLQDKEGVFPLRPDLLSSLGEEELTLTEALVGLSGLEVQRSGPQYMWDPDTLPRLCALYAGLSILQLLSKAS; translated from the exons ATGACTATGTTTGAGAATGTCACCCGTGCCCTGGCTAGACAGCTGAACCCTCGAGGGGACCTGACACCCCTAGACAGCCTCATCGACTTCAAACGCTTCCATCCCTTCTGCCTGgtgctgaggaagaggaagagcactCTATTCTGGGGGGCCCGCTATGTCCGCACCGACTACACACTCCTGGATGTGCTGGAGCCTGGCAGCTCCCCGTCAG ATCCAACAGATTGTGGGAACTTCAGCTTTAAGAACATGTTGGATGCCCGCGTAGAGGGAGACGTGGACGTACCAAAGACGGTGAAGGTAAAGGGGACCGCAGGCCTGTCTCGAAGCAGCACCCTGGAGGTCCAGACACTCAGCGTGGCTCCCAAGGCTCTGGAGAACTTGCACAAGGAGAG GAAACTGGCAGCAGATCACCCATTCCTGAAGGAGATGTGGGATCGCGGGGAGAACCTGTatgtggtgatggaggtggtggagacCGTGCAGGAGGTCACTCTGGAAAGAGCTGGCAAGGCAGAAGGCTGCTTCTCGCTCCCGTTCTTTGCCCCACTGGGACTACAG GGATCCGTGAACCACAAGGAGGCTGTAACCATCCCCAAGGGCTGTGTCTTGGCCTTCCGAGTGAGACAGCTGATGGTCAACGGCAGAGATGAGTGGG ACATCCCACACATCTGCAATGACAGCATGCAAACCTTCCCTCCAGGAG GGGTGTCTACGGCATTGACTGTGCCCCCAGGGGAGATGCATGAAGATTTCAAGACCCTAAAAGAAGAGGTTCAGAGGGAGACCCAAGAAGTGGAGAAGTTGAGCCCGGTGGGGCAGAGCTCTCTGCTCACCTCCCTCAGCAATCTcctaggaaagaaaaaggagctCCAAGACCTTGAACAGACG CTTGAAGGAGCTCTAGACAAGGAACACGAAGTGACCCTGGAAGCACTCCCCAAAGATGTCCTGCTGTCAAAGGATGTCATGGGTGCTGTCCTCTATTTCCTTGGGGCTCTAACAG TGTTAAGTGAAGCCCAACAGAAACTTCTAGTAAAGTCCCTGGAGAAAAAGATCCTGCCAGTGCAACTGAAGCTG GTTGAAAGCACCATGGAGCAGAACTTCCTGCAAGATAAAGAGGGTGTTTTCCCGCTGCGGCCTGACCTGCTCTCCTCCCTCGGGGAGGAAGAATTGACCCTCACAGAAGCCCTGGTGGGGCTCAGTGGCCTGGAAGTCCAGAGATCCGGCCCCCAGTACATGTGGGATCCGGACACACTCCCACGCCTCTGTGCCCTCTACGCTGGTCTCTCCATCCTTCAGCTGCTGAGCAAGGCTTCCTAA
- the Gsdma gene encoding gasdermin-A isoform X3, translating into MSAPTTHSWMCWSLAAPRQGSVNHKEAVTIPKGCVLAFRVRQLMVNGRDEWDIPHICNDSMQTFPPGGVSTALTVPPGEMHEDFKTLKEEVQRETQEVEKLSPVGQSSLLTSLSNLLGKKKELQDLEQTLEGALDKEHEVTLEALPKDVLLSKDVMGAVLYFLGALTVLSEAQQKLLVKSLEKKILPVQLKLVESTMEQNFLQDKEGVFPLRPDLLSSLGEEELTLTEALVGLSGLEVQRSGPQYMWDPDTLPRLCALYAGLSILQLLSKAS; encoded by the exons ATGTCCGCACCGACTACACACTCCTGGATGTGCTGGAGCCTGGCAGCTCCCCGTCAG GGATCCGTGAACCACAAGGAGGCTGTAACCATCCCCAAGGGCTGTGTCTTGGCCTTCCGAGTGAGACAGCTGATGGTCAACGGCAGAGATGAGTGGG ACATCCCACACATCTGCAATGACAGCATGCAAACCTTCCCTCCAGGAG GGGTGTCTACGGCATTGACTGTGCCCCCAGGGGAGATGCATGAAGATTTCAAGACCCTAAAAGAAGAGGTTCAGAGGGAGACCCAAGAAGTGGAGAAGTTGAGCCCGGTGGGGCAGAGCTCTCTGCTCACCTCCCTCAGCAATCTcctaggaaagaaaaaggagctCCAAGACCTTGAACAGACG CTTGAAGGAGCTCTAGACAAGGAACACGAAGTGACCCTGGAAGCACTCCCCAAAGATGTCCTGCTGTCAAAGGATGTCATGGGTGCTGTCCTCTATTTCCTTGGGGCTCTAACAG TGTTAAGTGAAGCCCAACAGAAACTTCTAGTAAAGTCCCTGGAGAAAAAGATCCTGCCAGTGCAACTGAAGCTG GTTGAAAGCACCATGGAGCAGAACTTCCTGCAAGATAAAGAGGGTGTTTTCCCGCTGCGGCCTGACCTGCTCTCCTCCCTCGGGGAGGAAGAATTGACCCTCACAGAAGCCCTGGTGGGGCTCAGTGGCCTGGAAGTCCAGAGATCCGGCCCCCAGTACATGTGGGATCCGGACACACTCCCACGCCTCTGTGCCCTCTACGCTGGTCTCTCCATCCTTCAGCTGCTGAGCAAGGCTTCCTAA